The genome window GCCTAAGGTCAAGCTCTTGTCCTTTAACATGGAATGGGCAACATCATTTAATGAAGTTCTGAATTATTAACAAGGAGATTTTAAAAGACCCCAACATTACATGGGAATAAAACAGGGAAGCAAACCTCCCAGGATATCAACATATCTCCACTGATGGTATTCCAGACGTATAATTATCTTACTTAGAAATGTATATTGGTTGTATAGTTAATGACAAACATCACTTCCTCTTACAATGTGTGGTCAACCCTTCCACTATTTTGCCCAGGGCTGATACTGTATGAAGTGTCCAACAATTTCACAAGACACGTCATTTTCATCCCACAAGTATCAGTGCACTGGCAATTCCCCAAGATCCTTTGGTCCATGatctctgcaaaacaaaaacaaaagaaaaacattctttgtCCTCACATCTCCCCAGCTGGTTCTTTTCACCCTCCCTGTTGATTCACAAATCAAAGTCCATTGTAGTACTGGTGCAAATATTATTATCCAGGCTAGTATTTAAGCCATATCCTTACCTCAGTTCCCTCTTCTCTACCGTACAGTCTCTACAAGGCAATAAAACAAACTacttcttttatcttttaaaagtcCTCACAACTGTTTCCTGCACTTTGTAACTTCTGTGACAAGACACAGGATGCTTGTTTCTTCTCTCCACTTCCAACATCACTGCCATTAGTATCCAAGGATATCTTCTAAACTTCATTTCCATCACTTTTTTGGAAGAAGACATTCCACTGAACACcaaagaataagaaaatcaCAATATCTTCTTTCACcgtgatggattttttttggaGATGTATACGTTCCTAACAATGACTAGGAAGTTGGTTCATGTGATTGCATTCTAAGTGTTTAAAGTCAGGTTGGACAGTGCTTTAAGCAACCgggtctagtggaaggtgtccctgcccatggattgggggttggaactagatggtcccttccaacccaaaccattctgtgattctgtggttgTACTTGCTTTGTTAATCACAGCCTGTTTGATGACACAGATGTACTTTTATCAAGTAATTAGGTTGTAGACTCAAGACTTTTTTGTGCTTCTTGGACTGATAACTTACATTGTTTATCTCTACATTTTGCTGCACTGGCCTTAGCCTGACAAGGCCGTGCCCTGTCACTGAGACCTCACTGTGGTATTACATTACAATAAAATGATTGAGATCTGAGACTCATACTATATGTTCTCCTGGATCCAATTCTTACCACGTTGTCCTAGACTGGCAGATGAATCTGGCCTCTGTTCTTGCAGCGATTGGGAGCAACGGGACAATATCAGTAATATTTTGGTCAGCAGTTTTTAACACAGTCCTACTGTTTAGCACACCACAGATCTGTAACCTTCTTCTCATTTCTAGAACCAGGTGCAAGCTGATACAGAGCCTGTGCTGCAACTGATAACCTTGAGCATACACCCAAGTGGCTAAGAAAGCAGAACAGGTAAGGGAAAATGATTGAAGTAGATCAGAAGCACAGATTTTGTGTTACTGAGTCAGCCAATGGAAAGACCCAGACTTCTTTGGCCCACCTTGAATTGAAGCTAGAGTCTTGATACTGTGGATACAGAGCACCCTTCTGTGGGAACAATACCTCCCATTTTATGTCTTCTCTCATTTAGTGGTACTGGCATCTCACCTTCCATGCTGGGTAGCCTGGCTGTTCTCTCTCTGAAGCACTCCCTGTTATTCATTTGGGGTTCTCTGACGTCAGCTCTGAGGTCAGGCAGGCAGGGCCACGCCTGTCCCTTGCCCGATCCCAAAGACAAAAGACTATAGAtagctgctgcagcaaatgcttttcattaTGTACTCCCCTCTACTCAGACCGCCTGCCCAGTTGGGGGTGGGAGCAGCATGGGGCCCCTAGatgcctgtgctgctctgctatgtgttttctgttatttgggGTGAGTTGTGCATTCCTCACAAGCTTTGAATGTTGTGCAGAGCCCCAGGGGAATCCTCAGAGGAGTGGGAGGAGAGACCAGGCAGGGGAAGGTTGCCCATGCACACCAGGGAAGAGGCATCTCCTCCCCCATGTCAGCCTGTGAAGATGTCCAAACCAGAGGGAAGTGCCAGGTCTATGACAGCATACCCGCTGCACACCGCATCCATCCCCTCTCAGAAATGGATTTAAAAGCTTTCTACTTCCCACTAGCAGAACTTTCTTAGCTAGCCTTAGTCTGGCAAAACAGACCAAGAAGTGATAAATCTGTCTACTTGCACACTTGGGAGTCAGTGCctgaaaggcaaatgaaaaattttagaTTAAGACTAATTGTGACTCAAGAAGAAATGGATACAAATTGGCCATTAATATATGCAACAAGAAATCCTGGCCATTAATACATGCAACAAGAAATCTGGAGGAGATTTCTAGCTATTGCAGCAATCAGGCTCCAAAACATCATTCCAAGGACATAGAAGCAAAAATCCCATCTGCTTCTAAACCAGAGCCTGATAAAATTGTGATTACAGGATTTTGTATCTGTGACAGCTAGGGATCGGACACACAGGCCCAAGAATGGCTGCATACCATGTTCTCATCCTTTACCAAGGAAATCTGATACAGAGACTGCCTTCCTGGAGCACACATGTGGTGTCTTGTACTAAGGACAGGAAACtaacctccccccaccccacccccaactgTTCTGGTCTCTGTTCTAGTGTTAAACCAAGATGTCCAGCTCATGTTTCAGTGTCTGCTCACAGAGTCTGCACAGAAGATTGTTATGTATATAGAAATGTAGGACTGGAAAGGACTTCCTGGGATGGCTGGATGCAGTGAGTTCAGTGGCCACTCCTCAACTTGCTGCCATGTGTTTCGTTCCATCATAATCCTCAGGATGCTAGTGTAACTGGAAATCCTGCAGGATCTGAAGTGCCGGCAAGATGGGCTAGCATGCCCTGTAAGTCTTAACCTGTAACTAAATCAAAACATCATTTCCAGATCCCAGAAATGTGACAAGATGGACAAACGATGAACTAGGAAAAGGGAAACCTGGAGGTTTCCCCTAGCTAGGAAAAGGGcacctggaggaaaaggaagccTTGATCTCTGCAGAAACTGTGCACACATCGAGAACACAAATAGAACTATAGGAGCTACCATAGTGTAATGTGTCCTGCACTATAACTGCAGCAGGTAGGACTGCCTACCTCAGGCATGCCAGGAGTCACCTAAAAGGCAACATGAATCAAGTACacctcagagaaaaaaaaatcatgtgacTGTTGATAAAATGCTAGCACTGGGCTGAGGATTGAATTTTATGGGTCCCAGTTAGAAATACGCATACTGACCATTCTCCATAAAAGTGGCATTCTGAGACTAACTTATTGAATGCACAATATACTAATTTGTGGCTTACAAGATGCATAGAGACACCGAATAGGGCAGTAACCGTAGTACTCGTGACTCATCTTACATAGCTCAGGCTGCTATGGCTCCTCTACAACTGCTAATACAAAGCCTAAAGAGAAATAGCATGAAACCACTTCCAAGCACAGACACCCTCATGGCCCTGCCTGTCTGGCCGCGGCACTTACAGCTTGTCCACCCTCGAGAAGCCGTGTCCCCAACAGCCACCCAGCGCCAGCCCCGCTCCAGCTGGCCGCACAGGGAGCGGAGCATGTGCACAACGCCTGGGGGTGCCGCTGCGCCGGGCTCTGCCCTCCGCCCCGGGAGCCCCGCGCCTTCCCCCCAGGAGGCCCGCACTCTGCCCCGGAGAGCCCCACACGTTGTCCCCAGGAGCTCCGCATCCTGACCCTGGCGCCCCGCACCCTGTCCCGGGGAGCTCCGCccttctccccccgcccctccgcTTACCGCGCAGAGGCTGCCCGTTGCCGTGGCGACGTGCCCTGGGACCCCTCGCGCTCGCGGGTCCGCCGGGAGGGGGACggccaggccgggccgggccgccgggGCCCGGGATCCCACGCGCGGGCGGCCGGTCCAGGCCAGTCGCCCCGCGGAGCGGAACCGGCATTCGGAGGCGGGGCGGGGAcgggcggcgggcggagcgcggcgggcCCGCCAGGGGGCGCGCGCCACCGGCAGCTCCCCGCCCCCGACGCCCCGCGGGCGGGCGCCGCGTCACCGGCTGCGCCCGAGCGTCAGAGCGCGGCGCCGCGCGTACGATGGGCcgcgggcggccgggcggccCGTGCCCCGCTGCCGTGAGTGATCCCCGGGCGGGCCCCTCCGTAGGCGGGGTCCCGGCCCGCGTGGCGGGGCCTGGCCTGGCttcggggggcgcggggggaggtTGGGACGTGAACGGGGCTCGGCGGCGCCGGCGGGAACTGCCCTTCCCTGCGCTCGGAGCCCCCCTGGCGCCGCCTGGCCCCACCGTCCCGCCCCGGCGGGCCCGGGCGCTTCTCGGCCCGCGGTGTCGCCACGGCCTTGCGCCAGCGCCGTGTCCTCCTTGTACCCCGGCGGGTGCAGGGCGCCAGCGGCAGCAGCGCCCTCAGCAAGTGctcggcggcggcgcggggctaCATCCAGGACCGGTTCCTGCCCCTCCTGgtggggcggcggcggcggcgggccccgCTTGTCCACCGGTGAGGAGCGGGTGCGGCGCGGGGTGCCCGGCTGGCGGCTGCCGGGCCCCGGTGCGGGCGGCCCGCAGCCTCCCCTGCCAGCTGCGGAGGGGCTCCAGCGGCTCCCCAGGCTCCTGGCGCTTCGGTTGGAGGCACAACTCCATGAAATGCGTTTTTAGGACACGGTGACAGAGTGGCAACTTGCCGAGCACTGACTTTCAGTGATGTCACCTTTTTAGACACTTAGTATAATTTTACATGGCTTACGGGCAAAAATTGAAAGCTTTGTCCTGAGTGAAATGTGTCACCGGACTGGTTCCTAATTCCCGTATTCAATGCTGCTGAAAACTGCTTAGGATCTGAATACTAACTTACCGAAAATCTTAGCACATCAGTAGTTTTCTCATTAATTATCAAGAACATTGTAATTTTGGTAAGGTATTTGGTGGCTCAGGGTAACAATATTATCTTTTGAGTCAGTGGTATCTTATCAGTAGGTCTTCTCTGGAGCTTTGCAGGACACAGGCATGAATGTTTTAATGTGTATGTGTGGAGGGTTCTATGCTGATATGGTAGTGGAGTTTACATAATACGAGACTAACGGTTTAATGCAATCAAATGGCTGCCCATCGCCAAAGGAGTTTCATTGAGGGGGGcgagaaaaaaagcagtattcGTGCAGAAGCTTGCAGGCCTATGGAAATGAGTGTTGCTCACCAGGGAGCTGAGCCTGTGTGACTTGTTGCATGACATTGGCAAGCCAAACTAAATACTAAATTCATAGAAAGAGTTAAGTATTGCAGTTGTCAACACTGTCATAATGAGTTCTGGGACATCTTAGAATAGCTAGTGAAATCTGTAGCCCTTTTGAGGTGTGGGGACGATAACATGCTTGTTAAAGGGGTTGATAGGAACTGGTAAGCCTGGTGGGGATGTGGTGAAACTAACTAAAAGACAGTGCCAAGGAAAAAGAGGTGCTAGTCTGTGCTGGACTAGGCAAATGGTAAATGCTTTCCAGGAGTTAGACTTACTTAGTTCCATTCATTCAaaaaacagagaatgaaaatccttccctgactttgcttctcttccttttttattcccCACTCACTGCATTTGCATGCACCGTCATTCATTCTGATATACCCAATAGCCCCTTGTAAGTAAAGGAGTTAATTTCATATTGTTGTTGGAATCTGATTTGGGGCAGGAACTCTGGCGCTGGCCACCCACAT of Falco cherrug isolate bFalChe1 chromosome 2, bFalChe1.pri, whole genome shotgun sequence contains these proteins:
- the LOC114017438 gene encoding uncharacterized protein LOC114017438 isoform X1 → MPVPLRGATGLDRPPARGIPGPGGPARPGRPPPGGPASARGPRARRHGNGQPLREIMDQRILGNCQCTDTCGMKMTCLVKLLDTSYSISPGQNSGRVDHTLLHSNLSHCPVWIFFKRGLLYGGAAPPAA
- the LOC114017438 gene encoding uncharacterized protein LOC114017438 isoform X2; this translates as MPVPLRGATGLDRPPARGIPGPGGPARPGRPPPGGPASARGPRARRHGNGQPLREIMDQRILGNCQCTDTCGMKMTCLVKLLDTSYSISPGQNSGRVDHTLLHSNLSHCPVWIFFKRNS